Genomic window (Devosia chinhatensis):
ACCAAGGCGTCCGGCCCGGTCACGGCCTCGACCCTGTTCACGCTCAATGGCCTGATCCTCAGCGCCCGGCGCCTGTTCAGGCGCCATCCCGACATGCCGGTCTTCTTTCCCGTCGATATCGGCCAGCCCATGACGCTGACCGATCTCAACATCCTTGTCGCCCGGCTCAATGCGGCGAGCCTGCATTTCGAGGAGCGCTATGCCCATCTCCAGGGCAAGCTCGGCCGCGCGGTGCGCCGGATCGGCTGAGCCGGGCGGTCTTGATGTCGCCACGGCACTGGCCCATCTAGGGAGCTCATCCTTCCGGAGGCTCCCATGCGCGCCCTCACCGCCCTTGCCCTTGCGGCGCTTGCCAGCGCCGCTCTCCTGACCCCCGCCCAGGCCATGACAATCACCGCCCGCGTCTCGGGCGGCAACATCGCCGTTCATACCGGCCCCGATGATCGCTTCCCGATTGTCGGGCGCATCGCCGACGGCACTGAAATCCCGATCGATCAGTGCACCCAGACCGATAGCGACAGCCGCCGCGGTTCCTGGATCGGCGATGCCGGCCACACGCTCTGGCCTTCGGGCGCGAAAACCTTCTGCCGCATTCCCGATTACGGCTGGGTCGCCCGCAACCAGATCGTCGGAAGGGGCCTCGTCAACGTGACCCCGCCCGATTTCGCCGGTCCGGGCTGGTAGCTTCGCTGGCGGTTTGCGCAGCAAATGAAAGGCTCCGGTGGAGCCTTTCAGGCCGAGAAGGCCACAAGAGCTATGCTCGAATGGCTCAGAGCCAGCCCGCCAGCTCGCGCCGCACCATGCTCTCGACGAAATCCATCCCCCCCTGGGAGGCATTGAGGCAAGGGATATAGGCGAATTTCTCGCCCCCGGCCTCGAGGAAGCTCTCGCGCACGCCGATATCGATCTCTTCCAGCGTTTCGATACAGTCCGAATGGAAGGCCGGCGCCAGGATCGCGACCTTCTTGATCCCCTTGCCGGGCAGCTCTTCCAGCGTCTTGTCGGTATAGGGCTGCAGCCATTCCGTCGGCCCGAACCGGCTCTGGAACGTCACCATCAGCTTCTCTTTCGGCCAGCCCAGATAGTCCCGCACCAGCCGCGTCGTCTTGTAACACTGGCAGTGATACGGATCGCCCTTCTGCAGGTAGTCCACCGGCATGCCGTGATAGGACGTGACCACAAGGTCCGGCTCGAAATCCAGCGCCGCCACCCCGTCGCGGATCGAATCGCCCAGCGCCTTGATGTAATCGGGGCTGTCCGAATAGGCCGGCGCCGTCCGCACCGCCGGCTGCCAGCGCATCTGCTTGAGTGCATCGAAGGCCTTGTCATTGGCCGTGGCGGTCGTCGTCGCCGAATATTGCGGATAGAGCGGCACGAGCAGGATGCGCTGGCAGCCCGCCGCCTGCATTTTCTCCAGCACCGACTGGGTCGAGGGATTGCCGTAGCGCATGGCGTAGTCGACCACGATACCCTCGCCCTCAAGGCGCTGTGCTAGATTCTCGGTCTGCTCGCGGGTGATGACGCGCAGCGGGCTTTCATTGGTCCTTTTGTCCCAGATCTGGGCATAGGCGTGCCCGCTCTTTTGCGGCCGGAACGAAAGGATGACGAGGTTGAGGATCGGCCACCACAGGAGCTTGTTGGTCTCGATCACCCGCGGATCGGACAAAAATTCCTTGAGATAGCGGCGCACGCTCCAGTAATCGGTCGCGTCCGGTGTTCCCAGGTTGAGCAGCAGTACCCCGATTTTCTGCTGGGGCACGGGCGGATGGTTGGGAGGCAGGTGTTGGGACATGGGCGCCAGTTTGGAAATGTTCCAGGTTGCGCGCACCTTATCCACTTCCCGTTTGATCGCAAGGCGGCGATGGGTCGCGCTGTCAGAGGCTCGCGACGAGGAGCAACAGGCCAAAAGCCAGCACCGACAGCGCACCGAGCAATTCGGCCCACCAGGTCACCCGCCCGGCCAGGGCACTCTCTCGCCCGCCGATGCGGCTGACCAGCCCCTTTGCCGTCACCGCCAGCGTGGCCAGCGCCGCAACGGTCAGCGCCGTGCCGATGCTCATCAGCAGCACTGCGGCGATCCCTGCGGCCAGCAGCCCCTGCGACAGCGCAAAGACCAATACGACCAGAGCCCCCGAACAGGGCCGCAGCCCCACGGCCAGCACCACGCCCAGCTGCTCGCGCCAATCGCCCTTGATGTCCCTGGGGCCAATCGCATGGTGCATATGCTCATGATCATGACCGTGATGGTCATGCTGATGATCATGCCCATGGTGGTCATGCCCATGGTGGTCATGGTCATGCTCATGGTGGTCATGCTCATGGGCATGCCCGTGCTGGTGTCCCCATCCGAAGATTTTGCGCAGCACCAGCCAGAGCCCGAGCAGCGCCACCAGCCCATAGGAGACGACGCCCACCCAGTGGGCCGCCTCCCCCAGGGCCGTGCTCGTGAGGTTCAGCACCCCCGCCAGCACAAGCACAAACCCAACCGCCACCACGCCCTGCAACAGCGCCGAAAGCGTGCTCAGCGCGATGCCCTGTCGCAATTGCCGCTCATTGGCCAGCACATAGGAGGAGATCACCACCTTGCCGTGCCCCGGCCCGGCGGCATGGAAAACCCCATAGGCAAAACTCAGTCCGCCCAGAACCCAGAAGGCCGTCCAGTCGGTCCTCAGCGCGTCGAGGGCGGCGGTCAGCGCCGCGTAGAAATCGCGCTGCTGCGTCTGCAACCAGCCGAAAAATCCGGTGCGCGGCAGGTTGAGGCCCACTTCGGGCGGCGGCCCGCCAAAGGGCGTCGCCGGTCGGCTCTGTGCCATCTGGTTGACGGCCTCCATCGCCGTGGCGGCCGGCGGGGCATCCCCGCAGGACAAGACGATCATGCCCTGCGTGCCGCGCATCGCCGCAGCCAGATCGGGCGGCAATTCAAGCACTTCGGGGCCCAGCGAATAGAGGCGCGCCTCCACATCGGGCGCCATGGGCGTGGGCGGCTCAAGGGTGACCCCACAATCGGGTCCGGCATTGATCAGCCGGGCATCCGAGACGTCGTCGAAGGCGATTGCCACATAATATTCGGCGTCATAGACGCCCAGCTCGAAGCGGTCGCCGGCTACCTGCGGCTCGACGGCTGCGATGGTGAAGTCCAGCGTCACCCGGTTGTCGTCATAGCGCATGCGCTGGTCGCCAACGGCGGTGAAGCGCATATCGTCGCCGGCTACGGTATAGAAGCCGAACTCGGCCAGACCGACCATGTTCTCGTCGGCCAGCTCCTGCATTTCCTCGGGCTCAACGATGCCGTTATTATTGGTGTCCAGCCCCTGCACCATCCAAACGGAAAAGGCGGTATCGAAGGTCCAGCTGTGATGCAGCGCCGAAACGCGCCCGGCATCGTCAAGGGTGATGTCGACTTCGGCATCGATGAAGATATGCGGATGCGCCTGCGCAGGCTGGATCAGCCCGAAGCCAGCCAGAGCCAATGCGGCCACACTCGTGCGCCAGCGACGAAAACCCAATATTGGTGGCCCCTATGTGATCGGGTGGACGGCAAACCAGTCCACCAGATGGTCGATCAGCGCCCGCACCTTTCCAGCCAGATGCCGCCGATGCGGATAGACCGCCTGCAGCGTCTGCCCGGTGGGCAGGAATTCCTTCAGCACGGGCACGAGTTCGCCCCGCGCCACCACTGGGTCAGCCAGATAGGATGGCAACGTGACGAAACCGAGGCCCATCACCGCCGCTTGCCGTGCCGCGAGGGGCGAATTGACGCGGACCGGACCGTTCACCGGCACCGAAATAGTCTTGCCGTCCTCGGTGAAGCGCCAGTTGGATTGACCCTGCAGGTTGACGTCGATGATGCAGGGCAGATGGCGCAGATCCTCGGGATGGCTGGGCCGGCCCACCTTTTCCAGCAGATCGGGCGATGCCCCCGTCACCACATGCATATCCGCGATCTTGCGCGCGATCAGGGATGAATCGGCCATGGTGGAGATGCGCAGGGCGACGTCGATCCCCTCGTCGACGAGGTCAACATAGCGATCCTCGAGCCGCAGATCGAGCGACACTTTGGGATGCTTCTTGAGATAGTCGAAAATGGCCGGCGACAGCGTCGATTCGCCGAAATTGCGCGGCGCGGAAACCCGCAGCAACCCACGCGGCTCGGTGGTCTGGTCGCTAATCGTGGCATCGAGGTCGTCAAGCTGCTGCAACAGCCCGGAAGCCTCGCGATAATAGGCTTCTCCTGCCTCGGTGAGGCTCAGCTTGCGGGTAGTTCGGTTCATCAGGCGGACCCCGAGATAATCCTCGAGGTCGGTCACATATTTGCTGAGCAGTGCCTTGGAGCGCCCGTGCTGGCGTGCCGCCGCAGAAAAGCCGCCGGCATCGAATACCTGAACGAAGGCGCGGATGCGGGCTATGTCCTGCGTCATGTCATCCCGTACCGTTGAAGCCGTTCGGGCAACGCATAACTCATCTGCGGAATGTGAACAATAAGTGCACTTGGTCCCTGTTGGATTAACGATAGGATAGGATGCCCAATCGACGCAGCCAGGGAGTTCGGACTATTTTCATACCCATGTCCAAACCCTCTTCCCGATCAGCGCTCTATCGGCTCATCGAAGCCGGCCAGCTCGCCCACAAGGCGGTGCTCGTCCCGCTGCGTGAGAAGGGGCTTGAGCCCGGCGACGATGCAGTGCTGTTCGAACTGGGCCGCGCCGGCACCACGGAAGCCGATCTGGCGGCCGAGCTGGGCCTGCCCGTCGACATGCTGGCCGACCGTCTTGCCCGGCTGGTCGAGCGGGATCTGGTCACCCGCCAGGCCGTCGGCCCCGAATTGGAGGCCGGCGTCGCGCTGACCGAACGCGGCGTGCGCATCCGCAACAGCCTGGCCGATCACTGGGCCATGCTCGAAGACGCGTTGATGGGCGAACTCAAGGCCAAGCAGCGCAAGCGCCTGGGCCAGGTGCTGAGCCGCTTCGTGGACCTTCTGCGCCTCTGACGCACTCGGAACCGGCTGCGGCGCTGCCCCGTTTCTCCTTAACGTATCGTTCAGATTAGGTTCATGCGGGATGCGGCTTACTGCTGTCCAAGGCAAGAACGCCAGAACGTATTTGGAAAGGAGCCCCTTCCAATGGCCCTCAAAAACAAACTGCTCGCGACCGGCCTCGCCACGCTTGGTATTCTGGTCACCACCATGGCCGCATCGGCCGCTCCAGCGATCGCAACCGGCAACGTCAATGTGCGCACCGGCCCCGGCACCGGCTATGGCGTCATCGACACCCTGCGCCGCGGCGAACAGGTCGACGTGCAATATTGCCGTGGCTCCTGGTGTTATGTCGAAAAGCGCGGCCCCGATGGCTGGGTATCGGCCAATTACCTGAACTATGGCGGCCGTCCTGGCTGGGATCGCCCGACCCCGCCGCCTCCGGTCTGGACGCCTCCGCGTCCGCAGCCCCCGCACTGGACGCCCCCTCGGCCGCAGCCTCCGCATTGGGGCAACCCGCGCCCGCCGCGTCCGCCGCACTGGAACAATCCGCGGCCCCCGGCCTATCCGGTTCAGCCGGGCAATTCGGGCTCAAGCGTCTGCTTCAACGGTCCGAACGGTTATTTCTGCGTCAATAGCTGATCCGACACAGGCGTCGCCCAAAAGGGCGGCGCCTTTCTCATTCGCGGCCGATGATCGCTTCGGGCACGGGACCGCGCTTGCGTTCCCGCCACATTACCACCAGTCCGGCAGCGACGATGATCCCCGCGCCCACGAGCGAGATCGGGTCGATCCAGTGGCCAAACACCACGATGGACAGGATGATCGCCCAGGGCAGCGAGAAATAGTTGAAGGGCTGCAGCACGCTGGCCGGCGCCATGGTCAGCGCATAGACCATCAATCCATGTCCTCCGCAGGTCGTCGCCATGATGACGCAGACCAGCGCGAAATCGCTCCATGCCATGGGCTGCCAGAAGAACACGCCCACGCAGGACGATAGAACCAGCCCGACCAAGGCAACATAGGTGAGGCTCGTGGCCGCGCTGTCCACGCCGCTCACCTTGCGGGTGATGACGATGTAAAGCGCATAGAGCGTCGCCGAGGCGAGCGCATGAACGACACCCCATTCCAGAGGGATGCCGCCCGGCCGCATGATCACCAGCGCGCCGACAAATCCGGCGCCGACTGCGGCGAAGCGGAAGATGCCGACCTTTTCGCCGAGAAAGGGGATGGCAAACAGCGTGACCAGCAGCGGATAGACGATGACGATGGCCTGCAATTCGCCCAGCGGCACGCTTTGCAGCGCCAGCGCGAAGAACCAGATATCGGCGATCAGCAATACCCCGCGCAGCACCTGCCAGCCCGGCGCTCGGGACGTCAGGGCGCGGCGCAGGGGCGCCTGCCGTGACACCATGATAAGGGCGAAGAGCGCAAACCCCCAATAGCGCATCATCGTAATCAGGAAGGGCGAATAATCCTGCACCAGCATCTTGGAAACGGCATCCTGGATGCCGAAAACACCGATGGTGATGATAGTCAGGACAATGGCGCGGCCGATCTGATCGGAGCGCAGGGAGGCATCGAGGGCGGCCATGCGGAAAATGCTCGGGACAAACAAACGCCTTCGGCATCTGGCTGCCAGGCATCAAGAATCCTATATCAAGCCTCGGCGCTTCGCCATCGCCCAGATCCGCCGGCGCGGAGTGTTCGCCTGCCGATCTCTCCCCCTGCTGCCAGCCTGTGTCACATATGCGGCATAACTCCGCCCCTGGGACGGGCAATATTGAGCCTGTCTCGTTTCCCGCCTAAGGTCGCCACCATGCAACAGACCCCGCCGACACCCGCGAATCAGAGCCCGCAGGTCGCCCTCGTGACCGGCGCCGGCGACCGCATCGGCGCCGCCATCGCCTTTGCTTTGGCCATGGCGGGCTTTGCCGTCGTGGTTCACTATCGCACCGATGCCGAAGGGGCGAAGGCCGTGCAGGCCCGCATCCGCGCCGAGGGCGGCCGGGCCGAAATCCTCAAGGCCGATCTGGCCCAGCGCAGCCAGCGCGCCGGCCTCATCGCACAGGCCGCTGCCTTTTTCGGTCCGCTGACACTGCTGGTCAACAATGCATCGATCTTCGAGCCGGACGCGGCCCGCGACGTCGACGAGGCGCTCTGGGATGCCCATTTCGCCGTTCACGCCGAGGCCCCGGTTTTCCTTGCCCGCGATTTTGCGGCGCAACTGCCTGAGGGGGTCGAGGGCAATATCGTCAACATGATCGATGAGCGGGTGCTTCACCCGACGCCGGCCTTCTTCAGCTATGCCCTGTCCAAATCCGTGTTGTGGACCGCCACGCGTACCCTGGCGCAATCGCTGGCGCCCGCCATTCGGGTCAATGCCATTGGTCCTGGCCCGGTCTTGCCCAATTCCCGCCAGACCCAGGCCGAATTCGATGCGTCCGTGGAGGCCCTGCCCCTGGGCCGCCATGCCGGTCCTGAGGCCATAGCCCGCGGCATTCTCGCCATCCTGTCCATGCCATCCTTCACCGGGCAGATGCTGGCCCTCGATGGCGGCGAGCACCTTGAATATCTGCCCAAAAGCGCTCCTACGCCCCGCCTATGACCGAACAGACCACCCCGCCCCAATCCGGCCCGGATGTCATCCGGGCTTTCGTCCGTACCCTGCCCGCAGCCCCGGGCGTCTATCGCATGCTCGATGCGCAGGGCGAGGTCATGTATGTGGGCAAGGCGCGCAATCTCAAGGCGCGCGTCACCAATTACACGCGTCCCGAAGGGCTCGAGCTGCGCCTGCAGCGCATGATTGCCTCGACCGTCAGCATGGAATTCGTGCGCACGGAAACCGAGTCCGAAGCGCTGCTGCTCGAAGCCAACATGATCAAGCGCCTGAAGCCGCGCTACAATGTGTTGCTGCGCGACGACAAGAGCTTCCCCTATATCCTGATCGCCACGGATCACGAGGCGCCCGAGCTGACCAAGCATCGCGGCAGCCGTCGCCGGCCGGGCCATTATTTCGGCCCCTTTGCCTCGGCCACCGCCGTCGGTCGCACCATTGCCAGCCTGCAAAAGGCGTTCCTTCTGCGCAATTGCTCGGACAGTTTCTACGCGGCGCGCACAAGGCCGTGCCTGCAATACCAGATCAAGCGCTGTGCCGGCCCGTGTACGCGCGAAATCAGTCTCGACGCCTATGGCGAGCTGGTCGAGGACGCCCGCCAGTTCCTCTCCGGCAAGTCCCGCAGCGTGCAGCAGCACCTCCAGGCCGATATGAACAAGGCCGCCGAGGACCTCGATTTCGAGCGCGCTGCTCTCCTGCGCGACCGCCTCTCGGCTCTCGCGCTCATCCAGTCGCAGGGCGATGCCACCGCCCGATCGGTGGAAGAGGCCGACGTCTTCGCCATCCACCATGAAGGTGGCCAGTTCTGCGTGCAGGTCTTCTTTTTCCGCGCGTTCCAGAACTGGGGCAATTACCCCTATCGCCCCCGCGCCGATGCCAGCCTCACCGACGCCGAAGTGCTCGAAGCCTTCATCGCCCAATTCTACGAAAACCGTACTCCGGCTCGCCTGGTGCTGATCTCCCATGAACTCAGCGAGCCCGAAGTCATGGAAGAGGCGCTTTCCAGCCGCGCCGGTCGCCGGGTCTATATCGAACAGCCCAAGCGGGGCGAAAAGCGCGATCTCGTCAATCATGCACTCAACAATGCCCGCGAGGCGCTCGGTCGCCAGCTAGCCGAAGGCGCGTCCAACCGCACCCTGCTTGAAGGCGTCGCCGAAACCTTCGCGCTCGAAACCGTGCCCCGCCGGATCGAGGTCTACGACAACTCGCACATCTCCGGCACCAATATGGTCGGCGCCATGGTCGTTGCGGGCGAGGAGGGCTTTTCCAAAAAGCACTACCGCACCTTCAACATCAAATCCGACATCTCGGCCGGCGACGATTTCGGCATGATGCGCGAAGTGCTGACGCGCCGCTTCGCCCGCCTCGCCGCCGAAAGCGAAACCGATGCCGAGGACGACAATACCGGCATGCCCGATTGGCCCGACGTGGTCTTCATCGATGGTGGCGCCGGCCAGATGAGCGCGGTGCGCGGCGTCATTGCCGAGCTCAACCTGCCGCGCGAAGTCACGTTCATCGGCATCGCCAAGGGCGAGGAGCGCGATGCCGGTCGCGAGAAATTCTTCATGGAAGGCAAGGACGCCTTCATGCTGCCCCATCGCGATCCGGTGCTCTACTATGTTCAGCGCCTGCGCGACGAAGCCCACCGTTTTGCCATTGGCACCCATCGCGCCAAGCGCAAGAAGGACGTGGTCAAGAACCCGCTCGACGAAATCGAGGGCATCGGCCCCACCCGCAAGCGCGCCCTTCTCAACCATTTCGGCTCGGCCAAGGCGGTTTCCCGCGCCTCCCTGGCCGATCTTGAATCCGTGCCCTCGATCTCACGTGCCATGGCACAACTGGTTTACGATCACTTCAACCGGACATAGCCGGTCGGACGCATCCAACACCGCCCATCGCCCGGCCCGGAACGCGTCTGTCCCATCCTCGCCGTCGGCGGCGCCGCCAGCCGGGGAATTTTGCGATCCTGCGCCAGCGGCGCAACTTCCGCGCGCGCCATCCGTTTCAATGACCAGCAAACGGAGTGTCCCATGAGCGACGAAAAAGAACACACCCTTTCCCCCAGCGAAGCCGCTGACCGGATCTGGGAACTGGCCAAGAAGATCGATATCTGCATGTTCACCACCTGGGACGGCCAGCAGCAGCGCAGCCGTCCGATGTCGGCCCGGGTGCGTCGCGACGAACATGCCATCTATTTTCTCACCGATCTTGAAGGCCACAAGCTGACCGAGATCGAGAAATATCCCCATGTCTCGCTCGCCTGGGCCGACAATGGCGGCCATAAATATGCAGTGATTGCCGGTGAGGCTGAGGTACTCAACGATCGCGCCAAGATCGCCGAACTCTGGGAATCCTTCGACAAGGCTTGGTGGGATGACGAGACCGATCCGCGCATTCGCCTGCTCAAGGTCACGCCGGACGATGGCGAAGTCTGGGACA
Coding sequences:
- a CDS encoding SH3 domain-containing protein produces the protein MALKNKLLATGLATLGILVTTMAASAAPAIATGNVNVRTGPGTGYGVIDTLRRGEQVDVQYCRGSWCYVEKRGPDGWVSANYLNYGGRPGWDRPTPPPPVWTPPRPQPPHWTPPRPQPPHWGNPRPPRPPHWNNPRPPAYPVQPGNSGSSVCFNGPNGYFCVNS
- a CDS encoding pyridoxamine 5'-phosphate oxidase family protein; its protein translation is MSDEKEHTLSPSEAADRIWELAKKIDICMFTTWDGQQQRSRPMSARVRRDEHAIYFLTDLEGHKLTEIEKYPHVSLAWADNGGHKYAVIAGEAEVLNDRAKIAELWESFDKAWWDDETDPRIRLLKVTPDDGEVWDSPNMIVTTAKMLVAAATGAKPDVGDNAKVDL
- a CDS encoding LysR family transcriptional regulator, which translates into the protein MTQDIARIRAFVQVFDAGGFSAAARQHGRSKALLSKYVTDLEDYLGVRLMNRTTRKLSLTEAGEAYYREASGLLQQLDDLDATISDQTTEPRGLLRVSAPRNFGESTLSPAIFDYLKKHPKVSLDLRLEDRYVDLVDEGIDVALRISTMADSSLIARKIADMHVVTGASPDLLEKVGRPSHPEDLRHLPCIIDVNLQGQSNWRFTEDGKTISVPVNGPVRVNSPLAARQAAVMGLGFVTLPSYLADPVVARGELVPVLKEFLPTGQTLQAVYPHRRHLAGKVRALIDHLVDWFAVHPIT
- the hemH gene encoding ferrochelatase is translated as MSQHLPPNHPPVPQQKIGVLLLNLGTPDATDYWSVRRYLKEFLSDPRVIETNKLLWWPILNLVILSFRPQKSGHAYAQIWDKRTNESPLRVITREQTENLAQRLEGEGIVVDYAMRYGNPSTQSVLEKMQAAGCQRILLVPLYPQYSATTTATANDKAFDALKQMRWQPAVRTAPAYSDSPDYIKALGDSIRDGVAALDFEPDLVVTSYHGMPVDYLQKGDPYHCQCYKTTRLVRDYLGWPKEKLMVTFQSRFGPTEWLQPYTDKTLEELPGKGIKKVAILAPAFHSDCIETLEEIDIGVRESFLEAGGEKFAYIPCLNASQGGMDFVESMVRRELAGWL
- the uvrC gene encoding excinuclease ABC subunit UvrC, whose product is MTEQTTPPQSGPDVIRAFVRTLPAAPGVYRMLDAQGEVMYVGKARNLKARVTNYTRPEGLELRLQRMIASTVSMEFVRTETESEALLLEANMIKRLKPRYNVLLRDDKSFPYILIATDHEAPELTKHRGSRRRPGHYFGPFASATAVGRTIASLQKAFLLRNCSDSFYAARTRPCLQYQIKRCAGPCTREISLDAYGELVEDARQFLSGKSRSVQQHLQADMNKAAEDLDFERAALLRDRLSALALIQSQGDATARSVEEADVFAIHHEGGQFCVQVFFFRAFQNWGNYPYRPRADASLTDAEVLEAFIAQFYENRTPARLVLISHELSEPEVMEEALSSRAGRRVYIEQPKRGEKRDLVNHALNNAREALGRQLAEGASNRTLLEGVAETFALETVPRRIEVYDNSHISGTNMVGAMVVAGEEGFSKKHYRTFNIKSDISAGDDFGMMREVLTRRFARLAAESETDAEDDNTGMPDWPDVVFIDGGAGQMSAVRGVIAELNLPREVTFIGIAKGEERDAGREKFFMEGKDAFMLPHRDPVLYYVQRLRDEAHRFAIGTHRAKRKKDVVKNPLDEIEGIGPTRKRALLNHFGSAKAVSRASLADLESVPSISRAMAQLVYDHFNRT
- a CDS encoding DUF1007 family protein, whose amino-acid sequence is MAALALAGFGLIQPAQAHPHIFIDAEVDITLDDAGRVSALHHSWTFDTAFSVWMVQGLDTNNNGIVEPEEMQELADENMVGLAEFGFYTVAGDDMRFTAVGDQRMRYDDNRVTLDFTIAAVEPQVAGDRFELGVYDAEYYVAIAFDDVSDARLINAGPDCGVTLEPPTPMAPDVEARLYSLGPEVLELPPDLAAAMRGTQGMIVLSCGDAPPAATAMEAVNQMAQSRPATPFGGPPPEVGLNLPRTGFFGWLQTQQRDFYAALTAALDALRTDWTAFWVLGGLSFAYGVFHAAGPGHGKVVISSYVLANERQLRQGIALSTLSALLQGVVAVGFVLVLAGVLNLTSTALGEAAHWVGVVSYGLVALLGLWLVLRKIFGWGHQHGHAHEHDHHEHDHDHHGHDHHGHDHQHDHHGHDHEHMHHAIGPRDIKGDWREQLGVVLAVGLRPCSGALVVLVFALSQGLLAAGIAAVLLMSIGTALTVAALATLAVTAKGLVSRIGGRESALAGRVTWWAELLGALSVLAFGLLLLVASL
- a CDS encoding DMT family transporter translates to MAALDASLRSDQIGRAIVLTIITIGVFGIQDAVSKMLVQDYSPFLITMMRYWGFALFALIMVSRQAPLRRALTSRAPGWQVLRGVLLIADIWFFALALQSVPLGELQAIVIVYPLLVTLFAIPFLGEKVGIFRFAAVGAGFVGALVIMRPGGIPLEWGVVHALASATLYALYIVITRKVSGVDSAATSLTYVALVGLVLSSCVGVFFWQPMAWSDFALVCVIMATTCGGHGLMVYALTMAPASVLQPFNYFSLPWAIILSIVVFGHWIDPISLVGAGIIVAAGLVVMWRERKRGPVPEAIIGRE
- a CDS encoding SDR family oxidoreductase, whose amino-acid sequence is MQQTPPTPANQSPQVALVTGAGDRIGAAIAFALAMAGFAVVVHYRTDAEGAKAVQARIRAEGGRAEILKADLAQRSQRAGLIAQAAAFFGPLTLLVNNASIFEPDAARDVDEALWDAHFAVHAEAPVFLARDFAAQLPEGVEGNIVNMIDERVLHPTPAFFSYALSKSVLWTATRTLAQSLAPAIRVNAIGPGPVLPNSRQTQAEFDASVEALPLGRHAGPEAIARGILAILSMPSFTGQMLALDGGEHLEYLPKSAPTPRL